The stretch of DNA ATTTCAACAACTCTAGAGGAGGCTATGCTAGCAACAGCTCTTGTGATAATGGATCTCAACCTCAACAACCTAACTCATTCAATCGAGGAATTCCAACTGCCAATGGAGGAGGAAGGTTTCCACCCCCACCCTCAAGAGTTCAATGTCAACTCTGTCATCGTCTAGGACACACTGTTCTTGATGTTATTACAGATTTGATAAGAGCTTCACTGTTGTTGGATCCAACTCAAATCAGCAGACACAACCACAAGTGAACATAGCTCACAATTCGACAAATCAAGAGTCAAATTGGTATCCTGACCCTGGAGCTTCTAACCACTGCACTCCAGATGCTCAAAATCTCATAACTCGAACAAGTTACAATGGAGCAGACAACCTATATGTTGGAGATGGAACAAGTTTGTCTATTGAACACATTGGCCATtcctatttttttatcaaacactaACCAACCCCTCATCTTAAATAACCTGCTTCATGTtccaaaaatcacaaaaaaCCTACTTAGTGTCTCTAAGTTTGGCAAAGATAACAATGTATACTTTGTGTTTTACCCTGATTTTTTCCTTGTCAAGCACCAAGTGACACACAATACACTCCTGACTTGTGTTCATAAGAATGGTCTGTATTATTTTGATGAATCACAGGTCCATCTTCAACCCACCAAGTTGTCATCAAGCCTCAATTCCAACCTTGAAACTGCAGCCAGAAACCAATCTTTTCATGCTCAAGCCTATGTCTCTACCtcagaaaataaagaaagtcaCTCTGTCCAATCCCAGTTTTAACTGTGGCATAATAGACTAGGACATTCTAGTGAAAAAGTTGTGAAATCTGTACTCAGCTCTTGTAATATACCTATTAGCAATAAAGATTCATTCTCTCCTTGTAATGCTTGCTGTTTAGGAAAAATACACAAGTTTCCATTTCCTAATTCTTCTAATACTATGTATAATGAACCCTTACAACTTGTTATCACAGATCTTTAGGGTCCATCCTACATTACATCCACTAATGGATATAAGTATTACATACACTTCCTAGATTCCTACATCAGATTTACATGGATCTACCTCCTTAAAAATAAATCTGATGCTCTAAAAACCTTTCAGCTTTTTAACGTTGAAGCTGAGCTCCAACTACGCAAAAAAATCAAAGTGTTACAGAGTGACTGGGGGGTGAGTACAGATCCTTCACACCATATCTCAACCAATATGGTATAGTTCATAGGCATCCATGTCCAACAACACATGAACAAAATGGCCTACCTGAAAGAAAACATAGGCATATAGTGGAAAATGGTCTAACCCTTCTAGCACAAGCCTCTATGCCTTTAAAATTTTGGGATGAAGCATTTAGGACTGCTGTCTATATCCATAATAGACTCCCAACACCTGTCTTACAAAACAGATCACCAATAGAAGTCTTGTATAATATTAAACCAGAATATATTACTTTCAAAACATTTAGATGTCAATGTTTTCCCAACATTAGGGCATATAACAAACACAAACTCCAATTCAGATCCTCACCATGTACATTCCTAGGCTACAGTATCAATCATAAGGGCTTTAAATGTTTAGATTCATCTGGGAGAATCTACATATCTAGGGATGTCACATTTGATGAGTTTGTTTTTCCCTATGCCACAATAAAATTTGGTTCCCTTGCTGAACAGATTGAGTATTTGCCCTCTGCTTtaattctaactttccaacatGACAGTCGCTACATTGGCACACCAGAAGTCAGAACCAACCTCACCATTCCTGAGTCATCTCTTGATCCCAACATGGTCATCTCACCTGTGTTACAACCCTTACCATACCTTACTCCTAATCCCACACATTTCAATCTTACTCAAGCAAATGACAGCAACCATTCTAATCCACCCTCACCTGATTCTTCACAACAGCCTGTCATACCAGAATAACAACCCCGTATATCCCCATCTTCTGTCACACCTACTCTTCCTACAACATCCACCAATACATACAAGATGACCACTAGGGCCAAAGCAGGAATTCATAAACCTAAGATATACCTGTCTGAGAAGATACCAAAATCCTTCAAGTCTGCTTTGTAGTATGAAAAATGGAGACAAGCTATGTCCCAAGAAATACTTGATCTTATTAGAAACCACACATGTGTGGTTCCTCTACAACCAGGAAAAGAACCTATAGGCTGCAAATGGATAAtcagaatcaaagaaaatcatGATGGCTCACTCAACAGATACAAGGCAAGGTTGGTAGCCAAGGGTTTTCACCAACAACCTGGTTTTGATTACACTGAGACATTCAGAACTGTAGTCAAACCATTAACAATAAGAGTAGTTCTAACCTTGGCTATCTCACACAACTGGCATGTCAGACATTTGGATGTAAACAATGCCTTTCTCAATGGGGTGCTCCATGAAGAAGTCTACATGACACAACCCCCTGGTTTTGAGATCATTACTCAACCTAATTTAGTATGCAAGCTTCACAAAGCTCTATATGGGTTAAAACAGGCTCCTAGGGCATGGTTTGAAAGGCTACATCAGTGTCTACTCTCATTTGGATTCATATCATCCAAGTCAGATCACTCATTGTTTATACTTCACACCAAATCATCAATTACACTAGTTCtagtgtatgttgatgatatattggTCACTGGAAGTGACCAAAAGGCAGTGTCTGATCTGATCTCCCATCTCCACAATAACTTCTCACTCAAAGATCTTGGTGAACTCAAGTACCTCCTAGGGATAGAGGTCTCTCACACCAGTAATGGTCTTACTCTGTCTCAAGCAAAGTATGCAAAAGATTTTCTACTAAGGGTAGAAATGCAAGATGCCAAACCCATTACAACACCGATGATAAGTGGCCAGAAACTCTAAGCATTTGGCAGTGAATACTTTGATAATCCTCATATGTACAGATCCATTGTAGGAGCATTACAGTATCTCACCATCACCAGACCAGAATTGGCATACAGTGTGAACAAAGTATGTCAATTCATGCAAAAACCACTTCATTCTCACTGGCTTGTTGTCAAAAGGATACTTCGATATGTTGCTGGCACTATACACTATGGACTTCATCTCACAAAGCCTCAACATCTTGAAATCAAAGCCTacagtgatgctgattgggcctcAGATGTTGATGACAGAAGATCAACTTCTGGATTTGCCATTTTCTTTAGATCAAATCTCATTGCTTGGAATTCTGAGAAACAGCATACCATTTCGAGATCCAGCACAGAAGCTGAATATCAAAGCTTAGCTAATGTTGTGGTTGAAATTGCCTGGCTTCAGTCTCTGTTCTCTGAGCTTCACATTCAACTTTCTCATCCTCCCACTGTTTGGTGTGACAATCTTAGCACGGTTTTGCTCACTGCAAACCCTGTTCTTCATGCCCGCACCAAACACATCGAACTTGACTTGTACTTTGTCAAAGGAAAGGTTCAAAATCGCCAAATTGCTGTCAAGCATGTTCCAGCAACAGATCAACTTGCAGATGGATTCACAAAGGAAATATCGAGCCAAAACTTTAGTCATTTTTGAGCCAAACTCACCATTGCTGACACCACCAATGCTGACACAACCAATGCTGAGTTTGCGGGGGAGTGTTAAGAGCTGACAGTTGTACTTTATGGTTATGTTAGTTACATAACTAACTAACTTTCTGTTAGTTAGTTGTTAGCTTTCTGTTGTGTCTGTTTTCATTCTTTGTTACTAAATCTCTTGTATAAATACAGTACAACTGTGATCAATAACAATTGAGCTATTTCATAATATCTTTCATCTTCTTCATTCttatcttttctcttttttctctgTTCTTAGATTTCCTTTACTGTTATTGTTGCTTTGTTTGATTTGAAGCTTCAATGTCTAGGAGATTCAACTCTCCTCACAAACCTTTTAAACTTTTGTTGGGGTTTGTATTTCCTATTTTTAACTCTTTCTCTCccaaaattacactaaatattaTGGCATAAATTTGATATCCGTAAATATAAAAACCAACCTATTTTTTGCAGTATCTTTGTAAATAGCTCTTTCACTAATTAGGCATGGTTGTGTAATCAATAATCACATCAAAACAGAATTTATCATAGGTCTTAAACATATATAAACATAAACTCAACGATATTTTATGACACTGAAAAGGGTATAGCTTTGTGttcaaataacaaaaaaggTTATAGCTTTAAATTAGTGTAGATGAATTTCAAAATACCTGAACAATTGAAACCTGAAGGAGAATCCCTCTAATGCCAATAGCAGCAGAAGTTGCAGCCATCACTCCTGGCCCAACCAGAAACCGCACAGCCAATGAAATTGCAGCCATAGCTTTTCCACAAGATATTATCTTTGGTTGTAAGGCCATGAATAGACCTATTCATAATTAAATATcccattattttttcttttaaaaaacatACTAGTTTTATGTGCTTTAAAAGAAATGTATagatatattttatgtatgaaGAGAGTACCTAGACTGAACATGGCCATTCCCAGACCTGTGTTTGCTAAGATGGTGATGATTCCTTCAATAATTATTGGCATTTCGATTTTAGCCCTACAAGTTAAAGAACAACCAGAATGAAGTGTTATAAAAGTGGATATAATCAAAATGATcgatgtttattatttttagtagtTTTGCTATAATAATGATATACCTGAATGCTATTAGAGACCACACAAGACCAATAACACTACAGTAGGTGTTTGGGTTCCTTACAAGTTTCCTACAAACCATGGTAAGTATGAGCTTTGTTACCACACTTGCAGGTGGCATCTCCAGCTTCtttatttcttcttcctcttcttcgtcttcttctttttcatgCTCACTAAATCTAGCATTATTTTTTGACCCATAAGCTATTCAAACAGAAGAAAAACATgtcaaaaaagaataaaaaaccaTGGGTAACATGGCTAACCtggtacattatttttttttaagaaaatcgtaattaagattaatttaaccaaaattaaattattaattaattttttataaattattacaaaataagATTGTTTTAAgctattttttcttttgcttaaattattaaaatatttatagtaaaagctcttataattttaaattgttacacataattttaattaaaaaaaatatagtaagaATGACTTTTTTTTAGAGGTTATTTTAAACTCAAGTAATGATAGTAAAACTATAATATAGTAATACTTGTAGGGCTAATATTGTTTTGATCCCTTAAAAGAAACAATCAGCTGTTATGGGTGATTTTCTTCCCATTTCCTTGGTGTAATGTTAGTCTCCATTTCCTTGTGTAATGTTGTTAATAAGGTTATTAATGGAGAAATATAACAgaataaattaatgaaaaataatgagaatcaatatttgtaatattttgcttactaaaattatttgaaaatagaaTGATaatgatttatcttgtttataAGTAAATATAATCAGAATGTTTTAATTGACTAAATTACTCTTTGAAGTTAAACTATAGtatatggtagttattttaTAAGAGATATATTAAAGaataaaattgttattataaatttaatattaaaaaataaaataaaataaataaaagtcatTGCCTTTAATGGCATTCCTTAGAAAATTGGTGGgagaaattcttttttttttatttaatcaagttcttcctttttaaaatttaataaattaagtaAACAAATGTAAGAGAATGACTCTCTTATTATTAATTTCCATTACTAAATAGTAAACATGCAATAAAAATATtggtgtatttttttattatttgaatcaTACCCGAATTGCAAAAACTGAACTAATAgagaatagtaaaaaaaaaaaatcatatacataaaaaaaaagaaaaaatcatcTGATCAATCATTTGGGTATATAATTAAACTacaaatggattaaaaaaaattaaacaaaattgaACTAATACACGAGTATgttattttttcagtttttttttaatttaatttgttttacaattatattattgttaataatgaattattatttgtgttaataaattttaaattataaaaataaattttaaataaaaatacgaTTATTAATGTggactaattatttaattatttttttaaaataattgattattcaaaaaatttattttaaaaacggTAAAAGtctatttgttttataaatattataattaaaccgttaaaaaaattataaagttaacttaaatataaaaatcaaaattatttataaatattaattacttcAAGTgtcattaaatatttaaattacaaagtgaatttatataaactaatattaatttaattctaaaaaaaatcagCTATTGAaaacttatttatatatttaaaaatattcaactTATTACAATTGTTTGGAAGCTTCAAGTTTTCACTAAGAAAAAgatcatattattttttaataatttagtaAAAACTTCCACATTATTTAGAAATAATTTAGGTGCTCATGTTTCACCACTAATggtactaataaaataataattatattcagTAATCGAAATTAACTAACTATTTTAACTAAATTTAtagttaattatatattatttttgtaatattgatATCGTAAAAAAAGCTAAATTTGGTAAAGAGTTTAGGTAGCCAATattagtatattatttttatttttaattaaaaaatttaaactgTTTATCATTTGAAATTTATAtgatagttaatttttttttaataaaaacaaaataattatataaaacttcttttttttattattatttattggtaagaattttttatataaaaccaAAAGAAAACATGCATAAGTACTAAATAGAAAAGTTTAAACAAAATGAAGAATTACCACGTAAAGAAGGAGGTCCTTTTCTAGTGATATCATCCAATGAAGCGCCAAATGTGTTTCTATGGAGATCAGTAGAGGAGAATGATCGATTATTGTAACTCGAAGCTGCACTGGACGAGTTCCAAACTGACATATGGAGTTGAATTGCATCACTTCGACCACTTCCCGGTTTAATAAACTCCTGACCAAAGTCTGCACCTTGATTGTTATCAAAAGAAGATCTCGTCGAATAAATCTCAACCCCACTAAGCCCATTGGTCGAATTCGAAGCCCCTGACTTTGCAGAGCCCATTCCATGAATTTTCCTAAACGACAACACAGTCGAATTAGCAGCAGCAGAAGTAGACAACGAAGATGATCTTCTCACCTTCACATGAATCTTCCCACTCGTGTCAATCTCAGCCTCGGCTTGAGTATCAGCTAACGAGACAACATCTGCATCGGCTTTGAAAGAAGCAATTGAGCCAGCCGTGTCTGGAAAATTTTCGTTTATTAAAATCTTAGCTGCTCTGTACTCGAACATAACCAAAAGCAGAGTGTTCCATAAAATTCCTTGGAAAACGACGATCTGAACCATTAAACTAGCTGAAAAATCACCGTACATTGCTTTCAAAAGAGGGACTCCCATGACAAGAGTGTTGGGCAGAGTTGAGAGGGAGTTGAGTGTTATGGTCCACTCAAGGCTCCCTTTTTTACTAAGCGTTTTCCAAGCTACAAGAACTACAAAAATCACAATCTTTTGGAGTGTGTCAGCTAAGATGAGCTTCAAGTTCATTTCGTACGGGTTATTGTGGATCATTAGCTTGAATGTGAGAAAGGGTACGGCGATTATGGCCACGAAACGGTTTACGCCGGCGCACTGTTCCGGTGTGAAGATTTTCCACCACCGGACTGAGGCGTAGGCTAATGTCATGGCTGAGTAAAGGGGTACCACTGCTGATAATACTAAATAGAAATCCTTACCGGTGATCATGATTGTGTTACTTTGGGAAGCTTTACTGATGTTTTTCTTTTGTTGGGTAATTTGTGTTTGGAAGAAAGGAAAGGAGAGAAAAGTATGAGTGGATCAATTAAAAGCAATCGAAACGTGTTCGATGAAAACACTTCAATGTTTGCCACATTTCAGTCGTTGGTTTTGCATGGCTTTTGACTATATCTTAGTAGGTGTGAGATCTCAGTTATAGCTGGTTTTCTGTGGTGGTTTAGTTAtgtgattttttattatattatgtcTTGGTTTTTGTAATGAAGGATTGTTTTGATTATGTTTGAacatgataataaaaaaaaaaaagaaaactttttcttaatatataagaTAGATCGCAGTGCAACAGTATCTTAAATTGATTGTGAATCGTAAGAGTGAGAAAATATAGATTTCATTTtcctatctagattttttgttttcttaagTATCTAGATATGCAATAATAGGGATGGAAGGAAATCATGAGAGAGAGatatcttctttctttctttctttctttttttttggctCAAGAATAAAACTTTTATTGCACAACGCCCTCTACAACCACACTGCTAAACAGCACCTCAAACTAGTATTACAAGAGAGAAATCACAGCGAAAGCATCTTTTGTAGAAATACTGTATCTGAATTTAGTCCTAATTAATTCAGGAAAATaccacttaaaaaaaaaatcataagaatgaaacaataaataattaaagattGGTAGAAGCATATTGGAGTCAATAAAATCATTAAAATTGTATAATCTTCTGAATTTGAAGTTAAAACGTTTGGAACCCATCTCTTGATGATGAGGATTTAAGAGtggaaagatatatatgatACTGCAAATTATAGATTATTACATGTTTTAttattgttgcccctgattttattcaaaatacgtggaccaacagGATTGAGACACGTGGACCGAAGAGGCAAGACTTTGGGATAATTCGACTAAGTCTCTTTAATCAAAGGGATCAGCATTtaacatgcctcccggagaaggcctGTAAGTTCCATATACTCCCGGAGAGCAAGACTACAATGAGACATCTCTGGGAGGTATCAAATCTTATCTGAAtagtcacctcgcatttaatgtcgcatgggagAAGGCATATTGAAACTGCCATAAGTATTAAAGTCTGACGGCGTAACCTCCCTTCTGCAGCTACTACGCTATGATTAATGagcctagtgacggctactttatgagaaatcacatcagtcaagaaaGGATAATGGATTATGTCCATTAAACCCCTATAAtacctagggattagaccatcCATTTCCTATGATGTATCCATTGGGAATGTGTGATTTTACTGAATATTACAGAAAGACATGTACctcaattctagggatcaccccacaaaaacactataaataccccccaaactcttaaggcaggggtcgagaattctgggttccATAAGAACTAGAGAGGAAAACTCACctagaacattctctgtaataaatactctcataaatacacagactcgtggactaaggctcattaatgccccaaccacgtaaaaatctcttgCATTAACTCCTTACAGCtctcttaaatattattatattggttgccgaaaacctcggtcaacattttggtgcttttatTCAGAGCTGAAGGAAGCGTCTGAAAGTAGACAGTAATATTACaaaacaacaatggtggagactccCAACACACGTCAACCtcgtgttggaaatattttaccaggatctagatttactaccaagtatgttttattaacatcctaatatgaattctaaaacaatgaaataaacacataagagtttaagaaaaccttacattgggtgcagcggaatattatgactccttccattcagatctctagcccttgattcctttctgtagcagagcattatcaagatctgaatctggatctccttctctccttctttgatgctgattttccatagtcttacatactatgattgagggactacttgatgtgtgcgggcactactctatcactcaagggtttcgaaattgtagagaggaaaagagagagaaagtggcgtgtaggctttttctgaaagaaa from Cannabis sativa cultivar Pink pepper isolate KNU-18-1 chromosome 2, ASM2916894v1, whole genome shotgun sequence encodes:
- the LOC133033930 gene encoding auxin efflux carrier component 1-like — its product is MITGKDFYLVLSAVVPLYSAMTLAYASVRWWKIFTPEQCAGVNRFVAIIAVPFLTFKLMIHNNPYEMNLKLILADTLQKIVIFVVLVAWKTLSKKGSLEWTITLNSLSTLPNTLVMGVPLLKAMYGDFSASLMVQIVVFQGILWNTLLLVMFEYRAAKILINENFPDTAGSIASFKADADVVSLADTQAEAEIDTSGKIHVKVRRSSSLSTSAAANSTVLSFRKIHGMGSAKSGASNSTNGLSGVEIYSTRSSFDNNQGADFGQEFIKPGSGRSDAIQLHMSVWNSSSAASSYNNRSFSSTDLHRNTFGASLDDITRKGPPSLRAYGSKNNARFSEHEKEEDEEEEEEIKKLEMPPASVVTKLILTMVCRKLVRNPNTYCSVIGLVWSLIAFRAKIEMPIIIEGIITILANTGLGMAMFSLGLFMALQPKIISCGKAMAAISLAVRFLVGPGVMAATSAAIGIRGILLQVSIVQAALPQAIISFVFAKEYNLHAEIMSTSVIVGMVVALPVTIIYYVLLGL